One genomic segment of Sphingorhabdus sp. M41 includes these proteins:
- a CDS encoding M16 family metallopeptidase: MSRLSRSLLLALTTTALTVAAPALAKHHESAKPAPVSELVAAVDIPYEEFTLDNGLKVLVHTDRKAPVVAVSIWYGVGSANEPKGKTGYAHLFEHIMFNGSENAPGDFFEPLRQIGATDLNGTTWLDRTNYFQTVPTSALDVALFLESDRMGYLLGAVTQEKLDNQIGVVSNEKRQGDNQPYGLVGYRQTELLFPSDHPYGHDTIGSLEDLEAASLDDMKLWFTDHYGPNNSILVLAGDIDVATARSKVNKWFGAIPAGKPIPQLDPALPTLDAPIYEVMKDKVATTRIYRNWVVPGLNDPDYTPLDVGMTVLGGLASSRLDNIMVREEKNAVSVSAYVIPFVHGSFVNVQADVKPGEDADAVAARLDEIIADFIANGPTQDEVQRVATRDAAARIAGLEQVGGFSGKAVALAQGKLYSDDPEYYKKELGRLASTTPAAVKAAMQKWLTRPVLGITVVPGEREEYQEVGAGKGARTGVLTAPAFYMQDGEAGTVTVPDRSKLPTVGDIPNVDFPDVETATLSNGIKVYFAHRDAVPMTRVSLSFNAGTSADSSDKLGLQNFVTGILKEGTTSLTSVEIAEQQERLGANISIGGGRDRTDVDLSAVNPNLDASLDLMADIVKNPAFKTDDIERIRVQLLTAIDREESDPLSIASNLLPPLVFGSEHPYGRGLSGNGTKETVSAITRDDLAAFHQQWMHPAKATIFAAGKIGKQELIDKLEMRFGKWKGSGKAAPAKNFDAAIPEGQGRIIVVHRPNSPQSMILAGQVLPYKGSDDLLTLNAANEILGGNFLSRINMDLRETKGWSYGTRNTVLRGEDRVLYTMRAPVQTNQTGPAVAAIDAQVRDFMGENGVTPAELERTVNGNVRELPGQFERTPSILSQMQGDVMLGRPSNYAETVAARYKALTVEDLNKAMADAVDPDKFTWVVVGDVSKIKTQLDSLDMPIEYRGYEASDTAVNSESSSNDSAEGDE, translated from the coding sequence ATGTCCCGTTTGTCCCGTTCCCTGTTGCTGGCGCTGACTACCACAGCCTTGACGGTTGCTGCGCCCGCACTGGCCAAACATCATGAATCCGCCAAACCCGCGCCAGTGAGCGAACTGGTCGCCGCGGTCGATATTCCCTATGAAGAATTCACGCTAGACAATGGTTTGAAAGTCCTGGTCCACACCGATCGCAAGGCGCCGGTTGTGGCCGTCTCGATCTGGTATGGCGTCGGTTCTGCCAACGAGCCGAAGGGCAAGACCGGCTATGCGCATCTATTCGAACATATCATGTTCAATGGTTCCGAAAATGCACCGGGCGATTTTTTTGAGCCGCTGCGGCAGATCGGCGCGACCGATCTCAACGGCACGACCTGGCTGGACCGGACCAATTATTTCCAGACCGTTCCGACCTCCGCGCTTGATGTTGCTTTGTTCCTCGAAAGCGACCGGATGGGCTACCTGCTCGGCGCGGTGACGCAGGAGAAGCTCGACAACCAGATAGGCGTGGTTTCGAACGAAAAGCGCCAGGGCGACAATCAGCCTTACGGGCTGGTCGGCTATCGCCAGACCGAATTGCTGTTCCCTTCGGATCACCCCTATGGCCACGACACGATCGGATCGCTGGAAGATCTCGAAGCCGCTTCGCTCGATGATATGAAGCTATGGTTCACCGATCATTATGGGCCGAACAATTCGATCCTGGTGCTGGCTGGTGATATCGATGTTGCGACCGCGCGGTCCAAGGTCAACAAATGGTTTGGCGCGATACCGGCTGGCAAGCCAATCCCGCAGCTCGATCCCGCATTGCCGACTCTCGATGCTCCGATCTACGAGGTGATGAAGGACAAGGTCGCGACCACGCGCATCTATCGCAACTGGGTGGTGCCGGGCCTGAATGATCCCGATTATACGCCGCTTGACGTTGGCATGACCGTGCTCGGCGGCTTGGCCAGTTCGCGGCTCGACAATATCATGGTGCGGGAAGAGAAAAATGCGGTTTCCGTTTCCGCTTATGTGATCCCGTTTGTGCATGGAAGCTTCGTGAACGTTCAGGCTGACGTCAAACCGGGTGAAGATGCGGATGCCGTTGCTGCGCGGCTCGATGAAATCATCGCCGACTTTATTGCCAATGGCCCGACCCAGGACGAAGTGCAGCGGGTGGCAACGCGCGATGCCGCAGCGCGGATCGCCGGCCTCGAACAGGTTGGCGGATTTAGCGGCAAGGCGGTCGCTCTGGCGCAGGGCAAACTCTATTCCGACGATCCGGAATATTACAAGAAGGAACTGGGCCGGCTGGCTTCGACGACACCGGCAGCGGTGAAGGCGGCGATGCAGAAATGGCTGACCCGTCCCGTCCTTGGCATTACCGTCGTTCCGGGCGAGCGGGAAGAATATCAGGAAGTGGGCGCTGGCAAAGGCGCGCGCACCGGCGTCCTGACGGCACCCGCTTTCTATATGCAGGATGGTGAAGCCGGGACGGTCACCGTCCCCGACCGCTCCAAACTGCCAACCGTGGGCGACATTCCCAACGTCGATTTTCCGGATGTCGAAACCGCAACCCTGTCCAATGGCATCAAGGTCTATTTCGCCCACCGCGATGCGGTGCCGATGACCCGTGTGTCTCTGTCTTTCAATGCTGGCACCAGCGCTGATTCTTCCGACAAGCTCGGACTGCAGAATTTCGTCACCGGAATATTGAAAGAGGGCACGACCAGCCTGACATCGGTTGAAATCGCCGAACAGCAGGAACGGCTGGGTGCCAATATCAGCATCGGCGGTGGCCGCGACCGGACCGATGTCGATCTGAGCGCGGTCAATCCAAACCTTGATGCTTCGCTCGACCTGATGGCAGACATTGTCAAAAATCCGGCGTTCAAGACCGATGATATCGAACGTATCCGCGTTCAGCTGCTCACGGCAATCGACCGGGAAGAAAGCGATCCGCTGAGCATTGCCAGCAATCTGCTTCCGCCGCTGGTATTCGGTTCCGAACATCCTTATGGCCGCGGCCTGTCGGGTAACGGCACCAAGGAAACGGTATCGGCGATCACCCGCGATGATCTCGCGGCCTTCCATCAACAATGGATGCATCCGGCAAAGGCGACCATCTTTGCTGCGGGCAAAATCGGCAAACAGGAGCTGATCGACAAGCTCGAGATGCGCTTCGGCAAGTGGAAAGGCAGCGGAAAAGCGGCGCCAGCGAAGAATTTTGATGCCGCCATTCCCGAAGGGCAGGGCCGGATCATTGTCGTTCATCGTCCCAATTCTCCGCAATCGATGATCCTGGCCGGACAGGTCCTGCCGTACAAGGGGTCGGACGATCTGCTGACCCTCAATGCCGCCAATGAAATATTGGGCGGCAATTTCCTCTCGCGGATCAACATGGACCTGCGCGAAACCAAGGGCTGGAGCTACGGAACACGCAACACCGTATTGCGCGGTGAAGACCGGGTGCTCTACACGATGCGCGCGCCGGTTCAGACCAACCAGACCGGCCCTGCCGTTGCCGCAATTGATGCGCAGGTTCGCGACTTCATGGGCGAAAACGGCGTTACGCCGGCGGAACTGGAGCGGACGGTCAATGGCAATGTGCGCGAGCTGCCAGGCCAGTTCGAGCGCACGCCCAGCATATTGAGCCAGATGCAGGGTGACGTGATGCTGGGCAGGCCTTCGAACTATGCAGAAACGGTTGCAGCTCGCTACAAGGCGTTGACGGTGGAAGATTTGAACAAAGCCATGGCTGACGCGGTCGATCCGGATAAATTCACCTGGGTCGTTGTCGGTGACGTGTCCAAGATCAAAACCCAGCTGGACTCGCTCGATATGCCGATCGAATATCGCGGCTATGAAGCTAGTGACACTGCTGTTAATAGTGAGAGTAGTTCAAACGATTCGGCAGAAGGCGACGAGTGA
- a CDS encoding MFS transporter: MADSPDFEPLNRKASSFPEAKPIDSTRMAVLFSVMLVTASGNTAMQSILPTIGTQLDIPDFWVSAAFSWSALLWVYTAPKWARQSDHRGRKALMRLGMIGFTTSFALAGLALFLGLLGWYSALWTFVLFAVFRSLYGGLGSAAPPAVQAYVAARTARANRTKALSLISSSFGLGTIVGPAIAPLLIIPALGLSSPMFAFAAIGILVMVALALKLPNDNPGYKARGVVTSEPYSSAPSSNSLKDEDDEGEEENSLPPRLRWGDDRVKPWLITGILGGNAHALILGVVGFLVLDRLGLRGDPEMGIQMTGLVLMSGAAATLLAQWGLIPLLQMGPRSSILWGMVLGASGCLIIGFSHDLHGIIIGFAVASLGFGLFRPGFTAGASLAVRRSEQNGVAGIVASVNGMAFIVSPAFGVLLYTYAGPLPFWLATGICIFLFGWGFKTLKLDDRIISDN, translated from the coding sequence ATGGCCGATTCTCCCGACTTCGAACCGCTGAACCGGAAAGCTTCATCCTTTCCCGAAGCAAAACCGATCGACAGCACTCGCATGGCGGTGCTGTTCTCTGTCATGCTGGTCACGGCGTCGGGCAATACTGCCATGCAATCGATTTTGCCGACGATCGGGACGCAGCTTGATATTCCCGATTTCTGGGTGAGCGCAGCGTTCAGCTGGTCGGCTTTATTATGGGTCTATACCGCTCCGAAATGGGCGCGCCAGTCGGATCATCGCGGTCGCAAAGCGCTGATGCGTCTTGGCATGATCGGCTTCACCACGTCCTTCGCACTGGCCGGTCTGGCCCTGTTTCTCGGGCTGCTGGGCTGGTATAGTGCGCTGTGGACATTTGTCCTGTTCGCTGTTTTCCGCAGTCTATATGGTGGCCTCGGTTCCGCTGCACCGCCAGCAGTGCAAGCCTATGTGGCCGCCCGAACCGCGCGCGCCAACCGGACCAAGGCGCTGTCGCTGATTTCATCCTCCTTCGGGCTCGGCACGATCGTCGGCCCGGCGATTGCGCCCTTGCTGATCATTCCCGCTCTTGGTCTTTCCAGCCCGATGTTTGCCTTTGCCGCAATCGGAATATTGGTGATGGTCGCACTGGCCCTGAAACTGCCCAATGACAATCCCGGCTATAAAGCGCGCGGTGTGGTCACGTCGGAGCCCTATAGCTCTGCCCCGTCTTCCAACAGCTTGAAAGACGAGGATGATGAGGGGGAAGAGGAAAATAGTCTCCCGCCACGATTGCGCTGGGGTGACGACCGAGTCAAGCCGTGGCTGATCACCGGTATCCTGGGCGGCAATGCCCATGCGCTGATATTGGGCGTAGTCGGATTTCTGGTGCTTGACCGGCTGGGCCTGCGCGGCGATCCTGAAATGGGCATTCAAATGACCGGTCTCGTGCTGATGTCCGGCGCTGCGGCAACCCTGCTGGCGCAGTGGGGCCTGATCCCGCTGCTGCAAATGGGCCCGCGCTCCTCAATATTGTGGGGCATGGTTCTCGGCGCCTCTGGCTGCCTGATCATCGGATTTTCTCACGACTTGCACGGTATCATCATCGGATTTGCAGTGGCATCACTGGGCTTTGGTCTGTTCCGTCCCGGTTTCACTGCCGGAGCCTCGCTGGCCGTCAGACGATCCGAGCAAAATGGCGTCGCCGGCATCGTCGCATCGGTAAACGGCATGGCTTTCATTGTGTCACCGGCCTTTGGCGTGCTGCTTTACACCTATGCCGGCCCCCTGCCTTTCTGGCTGGCGACCGGCATCTGTATCTTCCTGTTCGGCTGGGGCTTCAAGACCCTCAAACTCGACGACCGGATTATCTCCGACAACTAG
- the tolB gene encoding Tol-Pal system beta propeller repeat protein TolB, whose translation MHSAAPYVRTLILGLVACFGLSTIAQAQLTVDVDNSASEELIIAVPGLPTPLSVNTAAGSTSELGGKISDVIVSDLRSSGLFKPIGRNQVRGISYAEVTAPQFPYWSGSNASALIQGFVRANPDGKLTVGCYLYDVALETELTRQGFVVEPGDWRRAAHKCADAIYSRLSGESPFFDSRIAYIAETGPKGNRVKRLAIMDSDGANHRFITNGQATALTPRFSPDYKSIVYLSFLDGNPRIYIYEIGTGRQRLITQSTNPTFAPRWSPDGKWILYSMAIAGNTDIYKISAAGGGRPQQLTFSPGIDIGGSFSPDGSRIVFESDRSGSQQLYVMNADGSNERRISFGGGRFATPEWSPRGDLIAFTKMAGNFRIGVMTPSGGGERLLTNSWQDEAPTWAPNGRVIQFFRTTRGSGGTGIWQVDLTGRNERQLPTPVNGSDPAWGPLLP comes from the coding sequence ATGCATTCCGCCGCCCCTTATGTTCGAACATTGATCCTTGGCCTTGTCGCCTGTTTTGGATTGAGCACGATTGCGCAAGCCCAGTTGACCGTCGATGTCGACAATAGCGCATCGGAAGAGCTGATCATTGCCGTTCCCGGCCTGCCCACGCCGCTAAGCGTGAACACGGCCGCCGGCAGCACCAGTGAACTGGGCGGCAAGATAAGCGATGTCATCGTCAGCGACTTGCGATCAAGCGGCCTGTTCAAGCCGATTGGCCGCAATCAGGTCCGCGGCATCAGCTATGCCGAAGTCACCGCTCCGCAATTTCCCTATTGGAGCGGTTCCAATGCCTCTGCCCTGATCCAGGGTTTTGTCCGTGCGAACCCCGACGGCAAATTGACGGTCGGCTGCTATCTCTACGATGTCGCTCTGGAAACCGAACTCACGCGTCAGGGCTTCGTCGTCGAACCCGGCGACTGGCGGCGAGCCGCGCATAAATGCGCTGATGCCATCTATTCGCGACTGAGCGGAGAATCACCCTTCTTTGACAGCCGCATAGCCTATATTGCCGAGACCGGGCCCAAGGGTAACCGGGTCAAACGACTGGCGATCATGGACAGCGACGGCGCCAACCACCGGTTCATCACCAACGGCCAGGCCACTGCCCTCACACCGCGCTTTTCTCCCGATTACAAAAGCATTGTCTATCTCAGCTTTCTCGATGGCAATCCGCGCATCTATATCTACGAGATCGGCACGGGCCGGCAGCGGCTGATTACCCAGAGCACCAACCCGACCTTTGCACCGCGCTGGTCACCCGACGGCAAGTGGATACTCTATTCCATGGCCATTGCCGGCAATACCGACATTTACAAAATCTCTGCGGCGGGCGGCGGCAGACCGCAGCAGCTTACCTTTTCTCCCGGCATTGACATTGGCGGCAGCTTCTCGCCCGACGGCAGCCGGATAGTCTTCGAAAGCGACCGCTCGGGTAGCCAGCAGCTCTATGTCATGAATGCTGACGGCAGCAATGAGCGGCGGATCAGCTTTGGCGGCGGACGCTTTGCCACGCCGGAATGGAGCCCCCGCGGCGATTTGATCGCCTTCACCAAGATGGCGGGCAATTTCCGTATCGGCGTGATGACGCCCAGCGGTGGCGGCGAGCGACTGCTCACCAACAGCTGGCAGGATGAAGCGCCAACCTGGGCCCCCAATGGCCGGGTGATCCAGTTTTTCCGGACAACCAGGGGAAGCGGCGGCACCGGTATCTGGCAAGTCGACCTGACCGGCCGCAACGAACGGCAGTTGCCGACGCCGGTCAATGGCTCCGATCCGGCATGGGGACCATTGCTGCCATAA
- a CDS encoding antibiotic biosynthesis monooxygenase family protein produces MQLHPNDSIAVIFCAQRCGSDDQAYQAAATAMGDLAAQQPGYLGEDHARSADGFGITVSYWQDDASAKAWRDHPDHTLIRERGRDKWYSAYSLHVTRVERGYDWQK; encoded by the coding sequence ATGCAACTTCATCCAAACGACTCCATCGCGGTGATTTTTTGTGCGCAGCGTTGCGGCAGCGATGATCAGGCCTATCAGGCCGCGGCAACAGCGATGGGCGATCTGGCTGCGCAGCAGCCCGGTTATCTCGGTGAAGATCATGCCAGGTCCGCAGATGGATTCGGCATTACGGTGAGCTATTGGCAAGATGATGCCAGCGCCAAAGCCTGGCGCGATCATCCGGATCACACCCTTATCCGCGAACGGGGTCGCGACAAATGGTACAGCGCCTACAGCCTTCATGTCACCCGCGTCGAACGTGGCTATGACTGGCAGAAATAG
- the tolQ gene encoding protein TolQ, whose protein sequence is MLFMEADIVVKAVMIGLLLASVWTWTIIVSFGMNIAQISRKSDKFERAFAKTEDMDRFFDEYGQSSLPSARVLASGVKEWRRSTSKGPIDREGTRQRLASAMNTTIAHEVDRIADRLNFLATVGSVAPFVGLFGTVWGIMRSFSAIAAEQNSSLAVVAPGIAEALFATAIGLFAAIPAVIAYNRFSHRLNKLEARMGRFADGFHATLSRELELGN, encoded by the coding sequence ATGCTGTTCATGGAAGCCGATATTGTCGTCAAGGCGGTGATGATCGGCCTGCTGCTCGCCAGTGTGTGGACCTGGACGATCATCGTCAGCTTCGGCATGAACATTGCGCAAATCTCGCGCAAATCGGACAAGTTCGAGCGGGCCTTCGCCAAGACAGAGGATATGGACCGGTTTTTCGATGAATATGGCCAGTCTTCCCTGCCCAGTGCCAGGGTTCTGGCGTCCGGTGTCAAGGAATGGCGCCGTTCGACCTCGAAGGGACCCATCGACCGGGAAGGCACCCGGCAGCGGCTGGCTTCTGCGATGAACACGACGATCGCTCATGAAGTGGACCGGATCGCCGACCGGCTCAATTTTCTCGCTACGGTCGGCAGTGTTGCTCCTTTTGTCGGTCTGTTCGGTACGGTATGGGGAATCATGCGCAGCTTCTCTGCCATTGCCGCCGAACAGAATAGTTCGCTCGCCGTGGTTGCGCCCGGCATTGCCGAGGCATTGTTCGCAACGGCCATTGGACTGTTTGCAGCAATCCCGGCCGTCATTGCCTATAACCGCTTTTCCCATCGCCTGAACAAGCTGGAGGCCCGCATGGGTCGCTTCGCCGACGGGTTTCACGCAACGCTCAGCCGCGAACTGGAGCTGGGGAACTGA
- a CDS encoding YbgC/FadM family acyl-CoA thioesterase, which produces MEIPADIKPFDGRFVDGKHYFATRIYFEDTDFSGIVYHANYLRYMERARSDMLRLLDMDQRAAYESGEGVYAVVDLTMKYLLPAKLNDDLIVISTVETLRAASVIIDQKIMRGSDHIMSASVHAAFLTPAGRPRRQPKAWTKAFASVMDQADTK; this is translated from the coding sequence ATGGAAATTCCCGCCGATATCAAGCCATTTGATGGCCGCTTTGTCGACGGAAAACATTATTTTGCAACCCGGATCTATTTCGAAGACACCGATTTTTCCGGCATCGTCTATCATGCCAATTATCTCCGCTATATGGAGCGCGCGCGCTCGGACATGCTTCGCCTGCTCGATATGGACCAGCGTGCAGCTTATGAAAGCGGTGAAGGCGTATATGCAGTCGTCGACCTGACGATGAAATATCTGCTGCCGGCGAAACTAAATGATGACCTGATTGTTATCAGCACGGTCGAGACGCTGCGTGCCGCCAGTGTGATTATCGACCAGAAGATTATGCGCGGCTCAGACCATATTATGTCAGCTTCCGTTCACGCAGCGTTTCTTACTCCCGCCGGACGTCCGAGACGACAACCGAAGGCGTGGACAAAGGCATTCGCCAGCGTCATGGATCAGGCTGATACGAAATGA
- a CDS encoding class I SAM-dependent methyltransferase, protein MSNSVAKTKIVDRIKSRLERRLGPWGVFFKGFLKHPVMVGSIMPSSDITIKKMLEPVKWDECDLFVEYGPGVGTFCRPVLERMKPGATLIVIDLNEDFIDYLGKSIRDSRFYPIHGSAADVQKIIRELGHEKADYVLSGLPFSTLPDQLGPKIAQETYDVIRPGGAFLVYQFVKKARDFMTPHFDHIDSGYSFWNILPCHLFWGWKAK, encoded by the coding sequence TTGTCAAATAGTGTCGCCAAAACGAAAATCGTGGACCGCATCAAGTCACGACTTGAACGCCGCCTCGGTCCCTGGGGCGTGTTCTTCAAGGGCTTCCTGAAACATCCGGTGATGGTCGGCTCGATCATGCCTTCGTCCGATATCACGATCAAAAAGATGCTCGAACCGGTCAAATGGGACGAGTGTGACCTGTTCGTCGAATATGGCCCGGGCGTCGGGACTTTCTGCCGCCCGGTGCTCGAACGGATGAAGCCCGGTGCGACCCTGATCGTGATCGACCTGAATGAAGATTTCATCGATTATCTGGGCAAGTCGATCCGCGACAGCCGTTTCTACCCGATCCACGGGTCTGCCGCCGACGTCCAAAAGATCATCAGGGAACTCGGGCACGAGAAAGCCGACTATGTCCTTTCCGGCCTGCCTTTCTCGACGCTGCCCGACCAGCTCGGGCCCAAAATTGCCCAGGAAACCTACGACGTTATCCGTCCGGGCGGCGCCTTTCTGGTCTACCAGTTCGTCAAAAAAGCACGCGACTTCATGACGCCGCATTTTGACCATATCGATAGCGGCTATTCTTTCTGGAATATCCTGCCCTGCCATCTATTCTGGGGGTGGAAGGCAAAATAG
- the pal gene encoding peptidoglycan-associated lipoprotein Pal: MKYATPLLITTSLVLAGCAKKPPEELPPAPIGTAPTPAPTGPAGPGYAPGSQGDFLANTMSDRILFDTDRFNVDSQDQAILQSQAQWLAQNPNARITIEGHCDERGTRDYNLALGERRANAAKNYLASLGVSPSRMTTVSYGKERPEALASTESAWAQNRRAVSIVVR, translated from the coding sequence ATGAAATATGCGACCCCCCTCCTGATTACCACCAGCCTGGTATTGGCTGGTTGTGCGAAGAAACCACCTGAAGAATTGCCGCCGGCCCCGATTGGCACAGCGCCAACGCCAGCACCGACTGGTCCTGCCGGACCGGGCTATGCTCCGGGCTCGCAGGGAGATTTCCTGGCCAATACAATGTCCGACAGAATTCTCTTTGATACCGATCGCTTCAATGTCGACTCACAGGATCAGGCGATCTTGCAAAGCCAGGCGCAATGGCTGGCGCAAAACCCCAATGCACGGATCACCATCGAAGGCCATTGCGACGAACGTGGCACGCGTGACTATAATCTCGCGCTGGGCGAACGCCGTGCCAACGCCGCGAAAAACTATCTCGCTTCGCTGGGTGTCAGCCCGTCGCGGATGACGACTGTAAGCTATGGCAAGGAACGCCCAGAAGCGCTTGCTTCCACCGAGAGTGCCTGGGCGCAGAACCGCCGGGCCGTGAGCATCGTGGTCCGCTAA
- the tolR gene encoding protein TolR — MGMNMGSGIGRRGGSRGRAPMAEINVTPFVDVMLVLLIIFMVTAPLLVTGVPVDLPESRANALEQEQEPVQISIDTDGRIFIDDEELSRGALETRLREIAAEQNPEDQRQIMLRGDKTLDYGLIMGVMGELNRAGLNRVSLVTTGSSETP; from the coding sequence ATGGGCATGAATATGGGATCCGGAATTGGCAGACGCGGCGGTTCCCGCGGGCGGGCTCCGATGGCCGAGATCAATGTTACGCCCTTTGTTGACGTGATGCTGGTGCTGCTGATCATTTTCATGGTGACGGCACCGTTGCTGGTTACCGGCGTTCCCGTCGACCTGCCGGAGAGCCGCGCCAATGCGCTGGAACAGGAGCAGGAACCGGTCCAGATTTCAATCGATACCGACGGTCGCATCTTCATTGACGACGAAGAACTGAGCCGCGGTGCACTGGAGACACGGTTGCGCGAAATTGCCGCCGAGCAGAATCCGGAAGATCAACGGCAGATCATGCTGCGCGGCGACAAGACGCTAGACTACGGGCTTATCATGGGCGTGATGGGCGAACTCAACCGGGCCGGATTGAACCGGGTTTCGCTGGTCACTACAGGTTCATCGGAGACACCATAG